The genomic stretch CCAGCGCTCTTTCTTGCACGTGGTGAACTTCTGGAATAAGCGTAGCGCAAATCTTTAAGCGACAATTCATGGCATCTAAGAAAAATTGAATCATGTGAAGTGTATAAGCATGAAACATTACGAGGATGTGGAGTGGGCATCATCCTCTTTTCCGGCTGGCAACGGGCTTCCCGAGGGCTTTGTTTTGCTATCATTTGACCTGGTATGTCATGTTAATTTCaccaaaaaaatgataaataatttacATTACAAGGTGAAGCCAGTTTGACTCAAGGTACTGTCAAGCGATATAAGGTCGGCTTTAGGATGTAAGACAGATGAATGCGTACAAGCACGGGATGCAATTCTAGTAACAGAGATGTAAATAAGACTATGTTTATACATTGGGTTAGTCCCGTATTTATGGACTCGGAATTATTATTTATATCTGAGAACTGACTGAATTTGGAAGTGATAGATGAATTTCCTATTATTAAtttaaagttaaatattttaaataaatgatTGGGGCTTAATAAACTAACGAGTTAGTTATCCTTTCGGATAGGATAACAATCTTGTGTTTAGAAAAACTATACTGGAAATACATTtaacctatcaacttcgtttctaTCCTCTTAAAGTTTTCATTCACTTTCTAAAATGTATTCTAACATCAGTGTCCCTAAACAAATGTTTTCCTGAAATCGATATAACAATCTCTAAACATGCATTATAAAGTATTAAAAGCATCTGAATTAGATCGTTTAAGTAAAAAAAAGAACTTTATAGAAGTtgcatgaaataaaaaataaaaaaacaaatctTACTGTGCATCTTCAGCAGATGTGCCATTTATGGTTGCCTCCGCCGCCGAGTCAGTATTGACGGACTACGGCCCAACAAGAAATAAAATAGCATCAGCAAAACAGCCCACAGCTTAGCATTACCAAAAAGCATAGTTCTAATGACAGTTTAACTTGCTTATTCCAGAAAAGAAACGGAGCCCCTTAACTTCATACTCACCAATGTTTTCTGAGCAATTGCTGCAGAACGCTTAACAACGACATCACCTGCAAGCAAAGTTGTGAAACGTAACCCACGAAAAAGGTGATTTGTCGGCATAGTTGGATGCTAAGAAGCGAGATCGAACCATTTGTGATTGAGGATGCAACTCTAGACTGCTTTGTAGATGTTGTGCTCCTGCGCGAATTATCGGCAAGGGAACCCTTGGGAGGAAATGACGAACTCTGCGACATAACATTCCTTTTCTTCTGAGACTCAGCCAAGGAAGCATTCAGAGCACCAGAATTTTTCTGCGTCTTCTTGATATCATCTTTTCCATCAGATCCATCTCCCCACTGCCCAAAACAGAGTCATACTACACGAGTTTTTGGAAACAGGCCGCAGAAAAAGCATACAATACCTCGGAAGAATTGGACGGCGCTTTGTTCTCGGCGGCAGAAGTTGGCGCTTCATCGCCATCTCCAGAAGAATCAGGAGCTTCAACCTTCGACGTACCGTCGGAGCCACTGTCGATGCGAACCGCATCGGCTCCATTCTCGGTGACTTCGTTCTCGTTGAACCCATTGGCCTCTGGAGCCTTCTCCACCGCTCCTTTATTGAGCTCCGATTCGACTCCTCCACCTGAATCCATCTCTAGGTTTGAACTCTGCAACAGTACATCGAATTCAATTCTACTTCATCTTCGATTTCATCATATGTATCTGGCACTTGAAGCAAATCCTACTGAATTGGAGAAGGAAAATATCAAACTGAGAGCAATTGTTTTGAGAAGATCCACAACGATCTCCTTCAAGATCGAGATAGAGGATACATTTCCTAAAAACAACCGAACGTGTCCCGTAAATTCCACGCTGTCAATTCGCCAAATCGCGAGGCATACGGAAGATCGAGATCTAAATCAAGAACAGTGGGTCGCACAGTACCTGCAGAGCTCGATCGGGTGCGTCGGAGAGCGAGGGATCCAGAGGGGACGCGGCCGATCCGTGTGACGGGGAGGTGAGCGGCGATTATCCGTACCCGCCCGGCGAGACCAAACCTCCGAAATTCAATTCAACGGGCTCCGAAACCCACTCCTCTTTGAGATCGATCGGAGTCCCGATCTCTCGCCCCTCCCGGAAACCCTAGTTTCGTCGTCGGCAGCCTCGGATCCGCTCTCCGCTCTGCAACCACCACTTCACTCTCCCTGTGCTCGATGGCAAGAGTACAAAAGGGTCGTGGACCGATTTCAAACTACGTAAGTAGACGAAACCTTATTTACCGGAACACCACTGTGATGTTACCCAAGCATCCCTGTACTTTCCCTGAAACAACATTATAGTCTTCGAGCCAGAGCACAGAATGTAGGGTCAATTTGGCCAGTTTATGCCAATGGACGAGTAACGACCGCTGTCGTACGATGGATTGCATAGAAATTTCTGTGCGTGAGATCATTTGGACGGATCAGATAAGGTCGGGGAGGCGATCGTACGGTCAGAACGAGCGGATCACGAGAGGCCGGTGACGCGCGCTCCGCGACGGGCGGGGTCCCGGTTCGGGTTGGGAGGCGTGAGCTGGCGGGAACGTGAGGAGGAAGGGGGCGCGAGATGGATCGGACGGCGCGGAACGAAAGCAAGGAGAAATCTAGACCGTCAGATGGACTCCAATCATTGCGCCGCTCCAACAGGCGGGTGATGCGTTGCCGTCTCCGCTGGTGACAGGTGCGGATCCGCTGTTCTGCCTCCACCACCCAACGCCATCGTCTTCTACTACCACCCCCGCCGATTCACCTGCCTTGTGACTGGAAGTAGCCGCGGGGTCCACGAGACAGGTTACGGTACCAAATGCTGCGTGATAGGTTGCTATGACATCTCGACCCGTGCACACACATCGTGACAACTCGACGACCATGTCGACTCCACGCACTACTGTCGTCTGCCCCACATGCATCGCACCCAATTCGAGATGTGTGCGTGGCAGCAACTGCGGCCTGGGGATTGCGTTTAATCCCCGGATTAACATTCTTCtaaggaaaaaataataattaaatattgaaatatctaattCCTCAAACTACTACGTGATTAATCCACAGCCCCCTCCCAGCCCAAAAAAGCCCACTACACATACGCGCCCTCTCCTCCCACCGACCTCACTCCCCGCCCCCTTTGTTCCTCGACTCCCCTCTCCACGAAAACCGCCTGCGATTGGCCTGGAAAGGTTCCCCTGTAACGCTAATTCGTCGCGGGAAACCCCTTTGTCGCCTTTCTCCGACCGGGGCTTCAGTTCCTCGCCGCCCTCTCGAGCCATCGACTCTGATGGGTTTCTCCGCCGGAGTCCAGTATCGCCTCCTCTCCCATCGAGACGGTGCGTCGGGAGGGTCCAGGCCGTGAGCCCGGAGAAGGGGGAAGGAGCGGCACGGGAATAGAGCGGGAGGAGTAGTACTATATCGCTCGCTTTCGGGATCTGAGAACTAGGAGGTATgtcttctttctccttttgattcTTCTTTCTTACGCTTCCATTTCAAGCCGAATTCCTCGGATGTCTATCATAATTATGCTTAAATTCTTGCATCaatacatctccattgcattgaaTTCGTTGAAACTGAAATCATTGCCGGAGTATAAGGAAAATGTAGTTTCTATATGTCTTGactgattgatatatatatatatatatatatatatatatatatatatatatatatatatatatatatataggaagagaaggagagaggCTGAGATCCAGATCCACCAAGGATTTACACATTTTGGTCATGCTTTGGAGAAGCTGACGGCACATCTATGTTCTTGTGAGGAACCTCCGATGCCTCATTCGAGGTGACTTGTCCAACAGCAGCAGTAACCCAGCATCGCTGCTTGGTAACCCAAAAGTGTGCCTGCTGGGTTACACTCAACGGTCAACTCATTGTTTTAACTGAGATGAAGCACCCAACCTTCAAGATATACATGTAGAAACGTAACTTACCTGGCTCGAGTTGATTTCCTTCTCCATAAAACGAATGAGATGACACTCTGGGCAAACACAAGATCAGATGAAAGCATTAAGATTATTAACTACCTGCTTAGATGCTTGGTATCTAGAAATTAATGCAAGTAGAATAAATGGAATGCACCTGGAAATCTAAATTCTAAGTTGGTTTCAAGCAACACTATTATCTTCCTCTGTTTTCTCTGATACATCAGACTCATATCTTCTTAAGTACTGTGTATCAGTTATTGTTTTGCAAGCTTGAGCTTACGCAGGTGAGGCTGCTcattaagaagaaaaagaagggatAAAAGAGATCAGTACCCTGATGATtgacacgatagaaaacctcttgTTGGAAGGTGGTTTCTTGATGAGCTTCCTCTCTGGGGCCACTTCCTTGCACATCTGCTGAGCAATCTCTTTCAGCAACACCATCTGAGCTTTATCTGTACCCATAGAAATGAAGCTCTGCCGCATGGACTCCCTGTCCGCCTCAAGCGCCTCCAACCTCGCGCAAAGTTTCCTTATCTCTGCTTCCTGCGCCACCCGACCGCCACCTCCTACAAACCTTCGGTTCTGTAGCTCCCTTGGCGTGCTCACGTAGTCGTCGCTTGCCCCATGCACCGCATCCACCGTGTACACTCTGTCGCTCATGTCGTCTCTCCCACCATAGTCTGATGCGCAGTCCATCGCCGCCGGGAACTTGTCCCCCTTCTTGAACTCCTGGCCTGAAGCGAGGCTGCGGTAGGAGAAACTCCTGAAATGCCGTGGCCGCCGGCGTGGGGACTGCCCCACCACGACGTCCTTGTCCATGACATGAGAGAAGCTGCTGCTTGGCATCCGTTCCAGCTGGAAGATGCGGCGCTTCTCAAGCCTCTGGAGGCGCTCCCGGGGGCTCTCTCCGGAGGGGTACTTGTCGAGGTCGGCGGCAGCATCACCGTTGCACCTCAATGGGGGATAGTCGCGAGGGAGGACGTCGAACTGGGAGACGGAGCTGGCGGCCGTGGCCGTGTCGGGGGTTTGTGGCTCGGAGGGAGGTGCGTCGCCATCAATGCCGATGCCGTAGCTGAGGAGGCGATGGCGATAAGCCTGGACCTCGCAGGAGAGGGCTTGCACAGCCTGCTCACGCTTGAAGAGGAGGTCCTCGAGGGAGGCGATCTCCTGCTGGTCGTGGGCCATCTTCTCATCGGCGAGGCGTTTGAACTGGCGGGCCTCCATCTGGGACTCAGCTTTCTCGCGCTGGAGCCGGAGGATCATAGACATGGCCTCCGTGGCGGCGGACGCCGCGGCGCTGCGCTCCTCCTCCAGCTCCGTGAGGAGCTTCTGGACCGACTGCTGGTGGCTGATGAGGACCTCGCGAAGGGCCGCCGCCTCGTTCCCGATGTCCACCCGGGCGAAGCTGGCTCCGGCTCCGCCTTCGCCTTCGCCTTCGTCCCCTCTCTTGGCGACACAGGAGAGGGAGCAGGCCTCGGCGTCCCTCTCGTCCAGCTTCCGCTTCAAGGACCGGTTCCAGGCGACGGACGGGACGAAGGAGGGGCTGAAGCAGTGGCAGCCGGAGGCGCACGTCCTCGCCACGGTATCCGTGCCTCCGCCGCTGCCGTCGGGCATTGGCGTAGGTTCCCCAGGATCCATGAATCCCCAGAGGGCATCGAAACGACGAGCACGCAAATTGAATCCCCCATGTTTCTCCATAGCTCCAGGTCTGCTGTTACCAAAGGTTTCCTCCACCGCCCCCTCCGATGCCAGCGCTGGCGGCCGTTGGACTGCTTCGTCCCCAACCGAAGAGGATATCAGTGGGAGGAAGTGGGCGAGGAACAGCCGGAGGAGGAGAACGAGGAACGCCAAGGGGAACCAAATCGAAGCGTGCTTCTTGGATCGCAGGCCTCTAGGGATTGGGTCCCAATAGCTCGCGCGAAGAGACGCAAAGAGAGGGAGGGGGTAGGGGAAGAGCGAGGAATAACCAACGGTGGGGGTCGTCCGATACTTGCATTAACCAGTTCTACCGTTGCCCAGGAACAACACCGCCACACCATGCGGGACCAACGATTCGAAGGAGATGGCGTGGGTCGGGTACGAAGAGTGGTGGAGGACAGCAGAGGGCAGGTTACTTTATTTGGCGGGCAAACGCGTCTGTGGACGACTACGAACCGGAACGACGGGCTAAATTTAATAGGCCGTGCTATATCCCCTTCTGTAATGTAAAATGCCGGGTCAATATCCTAGCGGACGCGCTCTAACTGCCAAATCTCCACAATCCCCACACAgttagaaaaaaagaaagaaaggaggacttcttttttatgtcatttatttttagaaatttacaaaagaaaaaggtttttcttttcatttttctacaaaaattaTTTACGTTATATTCTTGAATTTTGGTTAAGCAAACAATTAATTATCActtatctttcttttctcttttttttttcctacaacacaaaaaaaaaaaaagttaaatgtCTTTGATTATGCCTTCATACTTATATATTATTCTTATCCCTacaatagaaagaaagaaaagaatattaAATCTCTTTTGTGTCTTATACATGTCTTTACCGAATCCATGCTCCCTCCATAATACATAATTTCCTATGATGTTGTCATGACGGTTCATCATAACAGTGCATTGGTGATAAAGCCGTCACGGCGAATATGTTACACCTACCGAAAGGCAAAGACGAGACCAGAGGGGCGCCAGATTTGACTCGTCAAACTTTGACCACACCATCGGACTCTCTCGTCTGCATCGTTGTCGAATCCATTGGAAAGGCTTGGAGAAGAGTTGGGTCTCTCTTTATTCGTCGTGGAAGGCGGAGGAGGCTTCAGGGTCTTTTCTGGTGACGGGGTATGGATAAGTTTCTTGCTGACCAtgtcgtcgtcatcgtcgtccCCACGCACCATCAAACTCCTATGTAGTTCGAGCTGCACCTCCTTCGGCCGCTGCAGGAGTGCCATGCATGCAAGTGCTTGGGCCACCGTACCCAACTTCAAGTTGCATGTACCAAGGATGGTAGTCCAACCCACTCTTCTCCACCTCCCTGCAAGATAGACATGCTTTGCCAAGGCTAGTGTATACTCTGTCGTGGAAGATACCGTCGCTCTTTCTTTGATCTCTCTAACTTCTTCACCAGGAACAGACCAACCCTGTTGATTGTATGCAGCGGAGGAACTTCGCGTTAGAGCAGCAGCTGTTTTGTCTTCCAGTTTTGGAGCGAGTTCTTAACGAGAATCTCGCCTTCTCTCTCATATGTCGCTGGTAACATTGTGCTGATCGGTTTGGAGTTGGAGGTCGTTATGGGTAATTGCTCGTTTAGAGGGAAACCATCCATCTACAGAGCTTCATCCGATGGGAGATCAGGTaggtcacctttttttttttgggaactCTAATAATATGATTCTGGATATTGATTTCGCATTTCATGCCTTATTTATGATTGTCTTATATAGTTATAATCAGGAGTTTCTCGTAATCTTGTTATTTGGAGAGGCATAAAGGTCGGTGATCTTAACGATTGAGGCCTTGCTATTTGCTTCTGTAGGCCTGATTTAGAGGAACTTTCTCCTCCTTCCCTGTTCTTTTGTAGCAAGGAACAAGTGCAGGTGTTGTATTGAAGTCCTTACAGGTCGCAACATGGTTCTTCAGAATTTTGGCTTGCAGCTGATTCTTTTATAGGATTCATAGACTTAAAAAGTGAACCCACATGCTTTTTATATGAAGCCAGATATCTGGATGTATAAAAAAAACTGTTCTTTTTGACACTTCTTTCTAGTTGTGTACTTATTAatcttgatcaaaattttcaccacTGTCCAGTTCTTGTAGTTCTTGTTCTAAGTCAATTATATCCACAAATATTCTTTAACATCTTCTGCTTTATACAACCATTAGAAGCTTAGACTGGGAAGCTTGTTCCTTAGCAGTGTTTATAAATTTATCTGAATGGTTTCATCTGTCAACAGGATCTCCAGAAGTTGAGAATCCATTGGtgaaagaagaggaaaaggaggGTACAAAATTGCCATCAAACCCAGAAGAAGTGGAGGACTTGCGACGGGACACAGCAATGAACCCCCTTGTTGTCTTCTCTTTCAGTGAACTCAAGAAAATCACAGGGAATTTTAAGCAGGACAACATTTTGGGCATCGGGGGATTTGGTAGTGTATACAAGGGTGTCATCACTGAAGAACCTAGGGAGGGGCTTCAACCTCTTCATGTAGCTGTGAAGGTCCATGATGGTGATAATAGCTACCAAGGTCACAGAGAATGGCTGGTATGAAACTCCTGATCAGTTTGATATGAACGGTTCTCAGCTTTTGGTTCTCTCTTTGATCCGATCTCTGTTATGCTGTTTTAAGTGAAGTTTTTTTATGTCCGTAGGCTGAGGTCATATTCCTCGGGCAGCTTTCTCATCCAAATTTGGTCAAATTGATTGGTTATTGCTGCGAAGACGAGCATCGAGTCCTGGTGTATGAGTTAATGGATCGGGGCAGTGTGGAATTCAATCTCTTCTCAAGTATCTATCAAGGCCATCCTCATAATTTGCTTCTTGTGCCATTTATAATTGGATCAAAGTGTTCTTTTTCTTGGGCTATAAGCACATGCATGCACCGTGAACTATCTTTATTGTCCTCTGTTTTATTGCCTTTTGACTACTTTAGTTTCTACATCAGAGTTTATTTTCCTTTCATCATACATGCGATACCAGTTTCTTCTTATCTATAGTTGGTCCATATCAACTCATTTCAATAAAACTCTTTGCTTGCAAGTCAGCTTGCTCCTTTCTTCCTTCATAATAATGGTTCAAGACAATCAGACATGAACTTTTGCAGTAAATAAATTAGTCAATTGATACGACAAGAAATGTATGGCAACCACTAGGCATCAAGTGGATTTAGCTATAATATGTGACCATCTTCTAATTTATGTTTAGCTAGggatatttttatatttcaatatttaatcattaatatttttgatgaaatataTATGTTGTTATGCAGGAGTAGAAGCGCCCCTTCCGTGGTCGATTAGAATGAGAATTGCGTTAGGTGCAGCAAAAGGGCTTGCTTTGCTCCATGACACTGAAAAGCCAGTTATATACCGTGATTTTAAAACTTCCAACATTTTGCTAGATCAGGTTAGCATATCAAAAATTCTAAACTACGTGATATCTTGGCTTTGTTTAACAACAGtgtagctgttgaatctcggattttgatgataaaataaattgataaaattaaTATCTAATATGCGTTTGAGTGACACAGaactaacctcgatcaaggaaagataatttgattaaaataggaagaatcgaTATTGGGCAGGAgtagaatatgtcaaaagattggacgtcgggtcgaaaggacttcgtgccatgaattcgggcatcgggtcgaaggatcgtatattgcgccaaggagatcggaagttgcgggagtcaacatgtcgattgggcaatacatcgaaagagaggatgatgcgccgaaggatcggacgaaacgtcggacgaaccaatgacatgccggacaacataagattTATGCTTGTAATCgtatgtgtctagatcgagttagttaggtctaattgagttggttttgggtgaaacaatgccaacttgattaggggctaattgggcctgaaTTTGGTCTGTTGTTTGACCCATTTAGTGACTTGTAGTAGGGTTTGGCGGTGAtactgcccagacacaatctcccaaactgtgtca from Musa acuminata AAA Group cultivar baxijiao chromosome BXJ1-3, Cavendish_Baxijiao_AAA, whole genome shotgun sequence encodes the following:
- the LOC103978330 gene encoding probable serine/threonine-protein kinase PBL16 isoform X1, with translation MGNCSFRGKPSIYRASSDGRSGSPEVENPLVKEEEKEGTKLPSNPEEVEDLRRDTAMNPLVVFSFSELKKITGNFKQDNILGIGGFGSVYKGVITEEPREGLQPLHVAVKVHDGDNSYQGHREWLAEVIFLGQLSHPNLVKLIGYCCEDEHRVLVYELMDRGSVEFNLFSRVEAPLPWSIRMRIALGAAKGLALLHDTEKPVIYRDFKTSNILLDQEYHAKLSDFGLAKDGPVGDKSHVTTRIMGTYGYAAPEYIMTGHLTTMSDVYSFGMVLLELLTGRKSLDKSRPVREQMLADWAAPLLTHKKKVLGIVDPRLSGNCPDKAVQKIAMLAHYCLNRNPKARLLMRDIVCYLEPLQIAVDVPGIVA
- the LOC103978332 gene encoding protein WVD2-like 4, whose amino-acid sequence is MDSGGGVESELNKGAVEKAPEANGFNENEVTENGADAVRIDSGSDGTSKVEAPDSSGDGDEAPTSAAENKAPSNSSEWGDGSDGKDDIKKTQKNSGALNASLAESQKKRNVMSQSSSFPPKGSLADNSRRSTTSTKQSRVASSITNGDVVVKRSAAIAQKTLSVNTDSAAEATINGTSAEDAQSNDSKTKPSGSPLPAGKEDDAHSTSSSSPRARKSAGCGFSFRLDERAEKRKEFFMKLEEKNHAKELEKTNLQAKSKENQEAEIRRLRKTLTFKATPMPSFYQEPGPPKVELKKIPPTRARSPKLGRRKQSVSAADGSSEVGTSSSTKPSDGAASSKGNAALPKKPKQKLLSKLPSQKSPTATKPDAKSLMPGTEKPEVGNSSAETCVAAEPASPGDSAEEGQTNGDLPETEVAAQEVPVRG
- the LOC135624669 gene encoding myosin-binding protein 7-like, whose protein sequence is MEKHGGFNLRARRFDALWGFMDPGEPTPMPDGSGGGTDTVARTCASGCHCFSPSFVPSVAWNRSLKRKLDERDAEACSLSCVAKRGDEGEGEGGAGASFARVDIGNEAAALREVLISHQQSVQKLLTELEEERSAAASAATEAMSMILRLQREKAESQMEARQFKRLADEKMAHDQQEIASLEDLLFKREQAVQALSCEVQAYRHRLLSYGIGIDGDAPPSEPQTPDTATAASSVSQFDVLPRDYPPLRCNGDAAADLDKYPSGESPRERLQRLEKRRIFQLERMPSSSFSHVMDKDVVVGQSPRRRPRHFRSFSYRSLASGQEFKKGDKFPAAMDCASDYGGRDDMSDRVYTVDAVHGASDDYVSTPRELQNRRFVGGGGRVAQEAEIRKLCARLEALEADRESMRQSFISMGTDKAQMVLLKEIAQQMCKEVAPERKLIKKPPSNKRFSIVSIIRSVISFVLWRRKSTRARHTFGLPSSDAGLLLLLDKSPRMRHRRFLTRT
- the LOC103978330 gene encoding probable serine/threonine-protein kinase PBL16 isoform X2, coding for MGNCSFRGKPSIYRASSDGRSGSPEVENPLVKEEEKEGTKLPSNPEEVEDLRRDTAMNPLVVFSFSELKKITGNFKQDNILGIGGFGSVYKGVITEEPREGLQPLHVAVKVHDGDNSYQGHREWLAEVIFLGQLSHPNLVKLIGYCCEDEHRVLVYELMDRGSVEFNLFSRVEAPLPWSIRMRIALGAAKGLALLHDTEKPEYHAKLSDFGLAKDGPVGDKSHVTTRIMGTYGYAAPEYIMTGHLTTMSDVYSFGMVLLELLTGRKSLDKSRPVREQMLADWAAPLLTHKKKVLGIVDPRLSGNCPDKAVQKIAMLAHYCLNRNPKARLLMRDIVCYLEPLQIAVDVPGIVA